From a single Stackebrandtia endophytica genomic region:
- the polA gene encoding DNA polymerase I, protein MTQTVPRLLLIDGHSMAYRAFFALPAENFSTTTGQTTNAAYGFASMLINVLRDEDPTHVAVAFDVSRASFRTEQYPEYKEGRAATPDEFKSQIPLIQQILDAMGVGWLTLEGYEADDILATLATQATEAGFETLICSGDRDALQLVNEQVTVLYPVKGVSELSRMTPAAVEEKYGVPPQRYRDLAALVGEKSDNLPGVPGVGPKTAAKWITAYDGLAGVIASADQIKGKAGENLRAHMSDVIRNGQLNKLVTDVVLAKSAGELRWEGWDATATAELFQVLEFVTLQDRLRTQLGQRQIGDIAEVSPVPVVTARLKLLGTGELAAWLSEHATDTTVGLAVEGRFAAGGGGIDAIALAVEGEEAWCDPAAFDGSDEAAWLAWLADADAVKVVHEAKQLLWAAAPLGWKVAGITCDTALAAYLIRPDLRSYGLDVLVERYLGRQLGPVVEEEAQPTLVGLDESGPGEAAATLARRATAVHDLAAVLVKELESHNADELLTDMELPVQRVLADMETRGIAADVAHLSDLAASFAAQAAEAVTDAHAAVDQQFNLRSPKQLQEILFDKLGMPKTKRTKTGYTTDAEALASLFAKTEHPVLAAILRHRDVEKLKQTVDGLLASVADDGRIHTTFHQTVAATGRLSSSDPNLQNIPVRTEAGRRIRRGFVVSQGFDALMTCDYSQIEMRIMAHLSADAGLIEAFNTGEDLHTTVASRVFGVEPGAVDAEQRRRIKAMSYGLAYGLSAYGLSQQLGIKPEEARGLMDEYFDRFGGVRDYLRSVVDEARRKGYTETMFGRRRYLPDLSSDNRQRREMAERAALNAPIQGSAADIMKIAMLRVERALADQGLTSRLLLQVHDELVLEVTGDERVAVESLVREQMSAAATLAVPLEVSVGFGTDWDTAAH, encoded by the coding sequence AAGAGCCAGATCCCGCTGATCCAGCAGATCCTGGACGCGATGGGCGTCGGCTGGTTGACCCTGGAGGGCTATGAGGCCGACGACATCCTCGCCACGCTGGCCACCCAGGCGACCGAGGCGGGTTTCGAAACCCTGATCTGTAGCGGCGACCGCGATGCGCTTCAGTTGGTCAACGAGCAGGTCACCGTCCTGTATCCGGTGAAGGGTGTCTCCGAGTTGAGCCGCATGACGCCGGCCGCGGTCGAGGAGAAGTACGGTGTACCGCCGCAGCGTTACCGTGACCTGGCCGCGCTGGTGGGGGAGAAGAGCGACAACCTTCCGGGCGTTCCCGGTGTCGGACCCAAGACCGCCGCCAAGTGGATCACCGCCTACGACGGGCTTGCCGGTGTGATCGCCTCCGCCGATCAGATCAAGGGCAAGGCAGGTGAGAACCTGCGGGCGCACATGTCGGACGTGATCCGCAATGGACAGCTCAACAAGTTGGTCACCGACGTCGTTCTCGCCAAGAGCGCCGGCGAACTGCGCTGGGAGGGCTGGGACGCCACCGCCACCGCCGAGTTGTTCCAGGTGCTGGAGTTCGTCACGTTGCAGGACCGACTGCGGACGCAACTGGGGCAACGTCAGATCGGCGACATCGCGGAGGTGTCTCCGGTTCCGGTCGTCACCGCGCGACTGAAACTGCTGGGCACCGGGGAACTGGCGGCCTGGCTTAGCGAACACGCCACCGACACCACCGTCGGCCTGGCGGTGGAGGGCCGGTTCGCCGCCGGTGGCGGGGGCATCGACGCGATCGCACTGGCCGTCGAGGGCGAGGAGGCCTGGTGTGACCCGGCGGCCTTCGACGGATCCGACGAGGCCGCCTGGTTGGCGTGGTTGGCCGATGCCGACGCCGTCAAGGTCGTCCACGAGGCGAAACAACTGTTGTGGGCGGCGGCCCCGCTGGGTTGGAAGGTCGCCGGTATCACCTGTGACACCGCGCTGGCGGCCTACCTGATTCGGCCCGACCTGCGTTCCTACGGCCTCGACGTGTTGGTGGAGCGATACCTGGGACGTCAACTCGGTCCGGTCGTGGAAGAGGAGGCTCAGCCGACTCTGGTCGGACTGGACGAGTCCGGTCCCGGTGAGGCGGCGGCAACGCTGGCCCGTCGGGCCACGGCCGTGCACGATCTGGCCGCGGTTCTGGTCAAGGAATTGGAGTCTCACAACGCCGACGAACTGTTGACCGACATGGAACTGCCGGTGCAACGGGTGCTGGCCGACATGGAGACCCGCGGTATCGCCGCCGACGTGGCACACCTGTCGGACCTGGCCGCGTCCTTCGCCGCACAGGCCGCTGAAGCGGTCACCGACGCGCACGCCGCCGTGGACCAACAGTTCAACCTGCGTTCCCCGAAACAGTTGCAGGAGATCCTGTTCGACAAACTGGGGATGCCCAAGACCAAGCGCACCAAGACCGGTTACACCACCGACGCCGAGGCGCTGGCGAGCCTGTTCGCCAAGACCGAACACCCGGTGCTGGCGGCGATCCTGCGGCACCGCGACGTCGAGAAGCTCAAGCAGACCGTCGACGGGCTGCTGGCGTCGGTGGCCGACGACGGCCGCATCCACACCACGTTCCACCAGACGGTCGCGGCCACCGGCCGGTTGTCGTCCTCGGACCCCAACCTTCAGAACATTCCGGTGCGCACCGAGGCGGGGCGCCGCATCCGGCGCGGGTTCGTCGTCTCGCAGGGTTTCGACGCCCTGATGACCTGTGACTACAGCCAGATCGAGATGCGGATCATGGCGCACCTGTCGGCCGACGCCGGCCTGATCGAGGCGTTCAACACCGGCGAGGACCTGCACACCACGGTCGCCTCCCGCGTGTTCGGTGTCGAACCCGGCGCGGTCGACGCCGAGCAGCGACGCCGGATCAAGGCGATGTCCTATGGGCTGGCCTACGGTTTGTCGGCCTACGGACTGTCTCAGCAGCTGGGCATCAAGCCCGAAGAGGCCCGCGGCCTCATGGACGAGTACTTCGACAGGTTCGGCGGGGTCCGCGACTATCTGCGTTCGGTGGTCGATGAGGCCCGCCGCAAGGGATACACCGAGACGATGTTCGGCCGACGCCGGTACCTGCCGGACCTGTCGAGCGACAATCGCCAGCGGCGTGAGATGGCCGAGCGGGCGGCGTTGAACGCGCCGATTCAGGGCAGCGCCGCCGACATCATGAAGATCGCGATGCTGCGTGTCGAGCGGGCGTTGGCGGACCAGGGATTGACGTCTCGACTGTTGCTCCAGGTGCACGACGAGCTGGTCCTGGAGGTGACCGGGGACGAACGTGTCGCCGTTGAATCGTTGGTGCGGGAGCAGATGTCGGCCGCCGCGACGCTGGCCGTTCCGTTGGAGGTGTCGGTCGGCTTCGGGACCGATTGGGACACCGCTGCGCACTGA